A genomic window from Gossypium hirsutum isolate 1008001.06 chromosome D10, Gossypium_hirsutum_v2.1, whole genome shotgun sequence includes:
- the LOC107915897 gene encoding uncharacterized protein produces the protein MGFILCLDTLLIPFSLFLTLGYHVYLWKSFKQKPSSTQIGLEKLRRNSWFQEIKQGDDKKGMLAVQSLRNTLMATILTATIAILVNLALAALTSNTYNASHLLKAEIFGSHSKWVYSLKYGSVSVFLLVSFFCCSVAIGFLIDANFLINASSLDEDDDQFSSDHSYTQTIFERGFGLALVGNRMLCVSFPMLLWMLGPLPVALSSGALLWGLYGLDFASAR, from the exons ATGGGATTCATCCTCTGTTTGGACACACTGTTGATCCCCTTTAGTCTCTTCCTCACTTTGGGTTACCATGTCTATCTTTGGAAATCCTTCAAGCAAAAACCCTCTTCCACCCAAATTGGACTCGAAAAGTTACGCAGAAACTCTTGGTTTCAAGAAATCAAACAG GGTGATGATAAGAAGGGTATGTTGGCAGTCCAAAGTTTGAGAAACACTCTAATGGCCACCATACTCACAGCCACAATAGCCATTCTAGTGAACTTAGCGTTGGCAGCTTTGACCAGCAATACATACAATGCCAGCCATCTTTTGAAAGCTGAAATCTTCGGGTCACATTCCAAATGGGTGTATTCTCTAAAGTACGGTTCAGTATCAGTGTTCCTATTGGTTAGCTTCTTTTGCTGCTCCGTGGCCATCGGGTTTCTAATCGATGCTAATTTCTTGATAAATGCTTCTTCCCTCGATGAAGATGATGATCAGTTCTCGTCCGATCATTCCTACACGCAAACCATATTCGAACGAGGGTTCGGGCTGGCTCTCGTCGGAAACCGGATGCTCTGCGTCTCGTTTCCTATGTTGTTGTGGATGCTTGGCCCGTTGCCGGTGGCACTATCATCGGGAGCATTGTTATGGGGATTGTATGGACTTGACTTTGCATCTGCTAGATAA